In the Bicyclus anynana chromosome 6, ilBicAnyn1.1, whole genome shotgun sequence genome, one interval contains:
- the LOC112048699 gene encoding DNA-(apurinic or apyrimidinic site) endonuclease — MAPRTAKAKKTADVKISESDAPKKGRGKPKNITEPEPEVDSVDEKIITTEKKNKRGKNIVNYNEDKDEAPPAKKGRKKNVVNDEPVENEAVSANGDSAEEGSAGDDVEETESNSPSEEKAPAKGRKKAAKKEPVEKEVKPKETGRGKKNAKQGADGDKEEAVDEKPKGRGRGRKPQAKPEPESEEIPEEEETVSNAPKGRKKAQPKLTPDKEDDNESEDLSAENKDEEQEKVEEPKKKGRKNPPKKIQTKEVQEEQDEEMIEEAPSKKRKGAKKEEKGKDESKEEEEDDEESLPEAKPVKGKRGQKKAAEKSANTEEVQDTGEPTTKRRRKVDEKVTEDNKKKTPKGVTDYESLDFTNNSKNLQDKDWNLKIACWNVDGIRAWLGKGGLDYLKHEKPNILCLQETKCSQEKLPEEIKNVPGYHAYWLASDKDGYAGVGVYTTKLAMNVQYGLQDEDLDTEGRIITAEYEQFYLICTYVPNAGRKLVTLDKRLKWNEEFRKYVKELDKKKPVIICGDMNVAHKEIDLTNPKTNKKNAGFTEEERTGMTDLLGDGFVDTFRHFYPDKTGAYTFWSNMSNSRAKNVGWRLDYFIVSERLKPTLCDSVIRDKVYGSDHCPISLFLRLSSADKPKE; from the exons ATGGCGCCACGTACAGCAAAAGCTAAG aaaacAGCAGACgtaaaaatttctgaaagtgATGCGCCAAAGAAAGGTCGAGGTAAACCCAAAAATATTACAGAGCCTGAACCTGAAGTAGATTCAGTTGATGAGAAGATTATTACCacagaaaagaaaaacaaacgaGGGAAAAATATTGTCAATTATAATGAAGATAAAGATGAAGCCCCCCCTGCAAAGAAAGGTAGAAAAAAGAATGTAGTAAATGACGAACCTGTGGAAAATGAGGCTGTTTCTGCAAATGGCGACTCGGCCGAAGAAGGTTCTGCTGGTGATGATGTAGAAGAAACTGAATCTAACAGCCCTTCAGAAGAAAAAGCTCCTGCAAAGGGTCGTAAGAAGGCTGCAAAAAAAGAACCAGTGGAAAAGGAAGTTAAGCCTAAAGAAACTGGTAGGGGCAAGAAAAATGCTAAACAGGGAGCAGATGGTGATAAAGAGGAGGCTGTTGATGAAAAACCaaaaggtagaggtagaggacGAAAACCGCAAGCAAAGCCTGAACCAGAGAGTGAGGAAATACCTGAAGAGGAAGAAACAGTTTCAAATGCACCAAAAGGTCGAAAAAAGGCTCAACCAAAACTTACCCCTGACAAAGAAGATGACAATGAAAGCGAGGACTTATCAGCCGAAAATAAAGATGAGGAACAAGAAAAGGTAGAAGAGCCCAAAAAGAAAGGACGTAAAAATCCGCCAAAAAAAATTCAGACTAAAGAAGTGCAAGAGGAACAAGATGAAGAGATGATAGAGGAAGCCCCTTCCAAAAAAAGAAAAGGTgctaaaaaagaagaaaagggAAAAG atgAATcaaaggaagaagaagaagacgatGAAGAAAGTCTTCCTGAAGCTAAACCTGTAAAAGGTAAGCGAGGACAAAAAAAGGCTGCAGAGAAATCTGCCAACACTGAAGAGGTGCAAGATACGGGTGAACCGACCACAAAACGTCGGCGAAAGGTCGACGAAAAGG tCACTGaagataataaaaagaaaacacccAAAGGTGTAACCGATTATGAGTCTTTGGATTTCACCAACAACTCTAAAAATTTACAAGATAAAGACTGGAATTTAAAAATAGCGTGCTGGAACGTTGACGGAATAAGGGCTTGGTTGGGGAAGGGTGGACTGGATTACTTGAAACATGAAAAACCTAATATACTGTGTCTACAAGAGACAAAATGTTCACAAGAAAAGCTCCCCGAAGAGATTAAGAATGTTCCGGGATACCACGCGTACTGGCTGGCCAGCGACAAAGACGGCTACGCAGGCGTAGGCGTTTACACAACAAAATTAGCTATGAACGTGCAGTATGGGCTGCAAGATGAGGACTTAGATACGGAAGGTCGAATAATTACAGCAGAATACGAACAATTCTATCTAATATGTACATACGTACCTAACGCTGGCCGCAAACTCGTCACTCTTGATAAAAGATTGAAATGGAATGAAGAATTTCGAAAGTATGTTAAAGAGTTGGACAAGAAGAAACCGGTAATCATTTGCGGTGATATGAACGTGGCGCACAAagaaatag ACTTAACAAAtccgaaaacaaacaaaaagaacgCCGGCTTCACTGAAGAGGAACGCACAGGGATGACCGATCTCCTAGGGGACGGGTTCGTGGACACCTTCCGCCATTTCTACCCGGATAAGACGGGCGCATACACTTTCTGGAGCAACATGTCCAACAGTCGCGCGAAGAATGTTGGATG GCGTCTCGACTATTTCATAGTATCGGAGAGATTGAAGCCGACGTTGTGCGACAGTGTCATAAGAGACAAAGTATACGGAAGCGACCACTGCCCGATATCATTATTCCTACGTCTTAGTAGCGCTGATAAGCCTAAAgagtaa
- the LOC112048709 gene encoding histone PARylation factor 1, translating into MSEEWKAYTSDTRVVCKYGTKCYQKNPEHHKQYKHPPQLRDKVNKRQNNRFKPYDKEKRPTVKAQTSADDIAAVDINVNDVDQPTTTTNQIDDNSSENSHQPITNIEEVPKYLVKSDSVTFHDKDTDPGILKECFLTEMPDDFFQFYKCLQEDTENVEKLLSSVNLQLIGPYELFLGKLPKLDDKDLYLIHWRFFFDPPEFQAVLKKKGKSEFHIGYYRDDPQEKPVFLAKNDSSANYTITPVAENIFGAVYSFLQNEKKTSPFISISCQKLMEKVKKWADTHNFSIEEYNINKKRIPQIVCRTFHSAGIVVPYNKKTQLGYRKLAESDADIKKMFKQLKEAKSQADKDKILSELQPVITYASIAMDECDFGTGLEAGIALFCSGLPELQKSALKNLEVAYSLLGRGAFSKIIQMHMKYRRKGPEMSVLGND; encoded by the exons ATGTCGGAAGAATGGAAGGCGTACACCAGTGACACTAGAGTCGTCTGTAAATACGGTACGAAATGCTATCAGAAAAATCCAGAACATCACAAACAGTACAAACACCCGCCACAACTTAGAGACAAAGTTAACAAACGACAAAACAACCGATTTAAGCCTTACGACAAAGAAAAGAGACCTACCGTTAAGGCTCAAACGAGTGCAGATGATATTGCTGCTGTTGATATAAACGTAAATGATGTTGATCAACCAACTACAACCACTAATCAAATTGACGATAATAGTTCAGAGAACTCACACCAACCGATCACAAACATTGAAGAGGTTCCCAAATATCTCGTTAAATCAGATAGTGTTACTTTTCATGACAAAGATACAGATCCTGGTATATTAAAAGAATGTTTTCTAACAGAAATGCCAGATGacttttttcagttttataaatgTCTCCAGGAAGATACGGAAAACGTTGAGAAACTGCTGTCAAGTGTAAATTTACAGCTCATTGGCCCATATGAGCTATTTTTAGGTAAATTACCCAAATTGGATGATAAAGACTTGTATTTAATACACTGGAGGTTTTTCTTTGATCCACCAGAATTTCAG gctgtattgaaaaaaaaaggtaaaagtgAATTCCATATAGGCTATTACAGAGATGACCCACAAGAAAAGCCTGTGTTTCTAGCTAAAAATGACAGTTCTGCAAATTATACTATTACTCCAGTTGCAGAAAATATCTTTGGGGCAGTTTA CTCATTCTTacaaaatgaaaagaaaacttCACCATTCATTTCAATATCATGTCAGAAATTAATGGAAAAAGTTAAGAAATGGGCAGATACACATAACTTTTCTATAGAggagtataatataaataaaaagagaataCCACAAATTGTCTGTAGAACCTTCCACAGTGCAGGCATTGTGGTGCCTTACAACAAGAAAACTCAGCTTGGATACAGAAAATTGGCTGAAAGTGATG CTGATATCAAGAAAATGTTCAAACAATTGAAAGAAGCAAAGTCTCAGGCAGACAAAGACAAAATTCTGTCTGAACTACAGCCAGTCATTACTTATGCCAGCATAGCAATGGACGAATGTGATTTTGGGACAGGTTTGGAAGCTGGCATTGCCTTATTTTGCTCTGGCCTGCCTGAGCTTCAAAAAAGTGCCCTAAAGAACCTAGAAGTAGCTTATTCTTTACTGGGCAGAGGAgcttttagtaaaataatacaG atGCATATGAAATATCGGCGCAAGGGCCCAGAGATGTCCGTACTGGGAAATGATTGA
- the LOC112048706 gene encoding uncharacterized protein LOC112048706 translates to MEHKDGWSGGDTTAADNSTERTQADRDRVRIEFYATYDVMTGVRIAATLGGFFALMVFLIVYKSRSKSVKALNDPKLVELAEAVVAEEQAVEEERQLNAALEEALSERARSRPSLGEVPLWPRTSRFASYGGGYGSLLAPPRRLSTVRGDSLPGSALRFNERRASAGPRDRRLSSATCSSSGSSYLERRGSSVVCSLPERRLSPCPSERLAPLASVGSVGPSFAVECDLASVGADSVFAEDEADSTDDEVEQFSTDSGGPEPGAECTELATRPALPMRLERASTSRETLF, encoded by the coding sequence ATGGAACATAAAGATGGATGGAGCGGCGGAGACACGACTGCAGCCGACAATAGCACGGAGCGCACGCAGGCCGACCGCGACCGCGTGCGCATCGAGTTCTACGCCACCTATGACGTCATGACCGGCGTGCGCATAGCCGCCACCCTCGGCGGCTTCTTCGCCCTAATGGTCTTTTTAATCGTTTACAAGAGCCGCAGCAAATCTGTGAAGGCGTTGAATGATCCTAAATTAGTAGAACTCGCGGAGGCGGTCGTCGCCGAGGAGCAGGCGGTGGAAGAGGAGCGGCAGTTGAACGCGGCTCTAGAGGAGGCTTTGTCGGAGCGAGCTCGCTCGCGTCCGTCGTTGGGGGAAGTACCGCTGTGGCCGCGGACGTCCCGGTTCGCGTCCTACGGCGGCGGGTACGGGAGCCTGCTGGCTCCTCCGCGGAGACTTTCCACCGTGCGCGGAGACTCGCTGCCGGGCTCCGCGCTGCGGTTCAACGAGAGGCGAGCGTCCGCCGGGCCGCGGGACAGGCGACTCAGCTCGGCCACTTGTTCGAGTTCGGGCagttcgtatttggagcggcgcGGCTCGTCGGTGGTGTGCTCGCTGCCCGAGCGCCGCCTGTCGCCGTGCCCGAGCGAGCGGCTGGCTCCGCTCGCGTCGGTGGGCAGCGTGGGCCCGTCGTTCGCGGTGGAGTGCGACCTGGCGTCGGTGGGCGCGGACTCCGTGTTCGCGGAGGACGAGGCGGACTCCACGGACGACGAGGTGGAGCAGTTCTCCACCGACAGCGGCGGGCCCGAGCCCGGCGCGGAGTGTACGGAGTTGGCCACGCGGCCGGCGCTGCCGATGCGCCTCGAGCGCGCGTCGACCTCCCGCGAAACGTTATTCTAG